In the Phaeobacter piscinae genome, ATGGTGCCGATAATCTGCACCGGCACCTGCTCCTCAGGTATGAGCTTGGTGGCGTCGAGAATATCGAACTCGAACTCATCCGCGAATTCATCATCGAAGACCTGGATGCCCAAGTCCCATTGCGGGTAATCCCCTGCGTCGATGGCATTCCACATATCGCGGCGGTGAAAATCCGGGTCGGCGCCGTTGATCTTCAATGCTTCGTTCCAAACCACGGATTGCAGGCCTTGCTTTGGTTTCCAGTGAAATTTCACGAAATGGGATTTGCCCTCGCTATTGACCAGCCGGAAGGTGTGTACACCGAACCCTTCCATGAACCGCAGGGAGCGAGGAATGGCGCGGTCCGACATCGTCCACAGGGTCATATGGACGGCCTCGGGCGATAGTGAGATGAAGTCCCAGAAATTGTCATGCGCGCTTTGAGCTTGGGGGAAGGCGCGATCGGGCGCCGGTTTAACCGAATGAACCAGGTCCGGAAATTTCATCGCGTCTTGGATGAAGAAGACCGGCATGTTGTTGCCCACCAAGTCCCAGTTGCCCTCGTTGGTGTAGAACTTCACCGCAAAACCGCGCACATCGCGTGCGACGTCCGGCGATCCCTTGCTGCCAGCAACGGTGGAAAAACGGGTGAAAACAGGTGTCTTCTCTCCTTCGCGCTGAAAAATATCTGCACAGGAGAACTCCGGGATCGCCCTCGTCAGTTCGAAGTGGCCGTGTACGCCATACCCGCGCGCATGGACGACACGTTCGGGAATCCGTTCATGGTCGAAGTGGAAGATTTTTTCGCGCATGATCTGATCTTCCAGCAGTACCGGTCCACGCGGTCCGGCTGTTAGGGAATTCTGATCGTCGGAGACGGGTGCGCCTTGTGCCGTCGTGATGGTTCCCTCGCGTGCATCCGCTTCCTGATGCGGTGCGCCACCTTTATCCAAATTGAGTTTTTTCATGCTTGGTCTCCTTCCCTATAATGACACAGCTATCAGCCTGTTGGGTGATCGTGTCCGCCATAGTCTATCCCGTCGAGCCTGGCCGACGCGTCGGGGTCCGATCGCAAGAAGATGTTTCGGGCCAGTGGAAACTGGTGTGAACGACTTTCCAGAAAATGCATGAGGTAGCCTGCGGTGTTAGGGAAAACCATCAGGTCACCGACCCCAACACCATGGGGGAATGCCATCTTGCGCCGGGTCAGCCATTCGCTTTCCGTGCAGTAGGTCCCAGCCAGATAGCCCGCGACCGCATCGCCACGCGGCCCCTTTCCGGGAACCATCAAGGGGTCGAGTGCAAATTCGGAAAAGCCCGATCGCGACTGGGTGCGGTTCATCTGCACCCCAATAACCGATTCACCTGCACTGTCTGTCTTTCGGAAGGCTACTCGCGCCACGGTCATGCCGCACCCGTCCAGCAGAGACCGGCCGGGCTCGCACCGCAAGGTTACGTGGGCATCGCGCAGCCGCCTAGCGATTGTGCGGTCCCCATCGGGGGCTTGCAGGATCTGTCGCATCCAGTCGGTTTGAACCAGAGACTGAGCCACCGGATAACTGTCCACTGTGCCGGGAGCGCCATCGGGTCCCCGTTTTCGCCCAAGGTTGTCATTGTGTTGCGTAATCGGGTCACGTTCTCCGGCTAGTGCCTTGTCCAGCTCAGCCAGCCAAACGTCCCATTGGCGGGGATCGGCGAGGTAGTTCATCGGGATGCCGCCCCCGATGTCGAGGAAGAAATCGCGACTACAGTCGCCCCGAATATCCGCCACCATGGGCAGTGTCTGTGATATTGCTGCGATACGCTCCTCAGCACTGTATCCGTTGAGGTGGAAATGCAGCCCGTCCAGTCTGAGCGCGACGGACCGTTCCAGCCGCGCCACAATCCCAGGAATCTCGCTCAACGTGAAGCCGAAACGCGAGTAGATCGCCCTACCACCGCATGAAAATCCGTTCAGCCGCAACCCGACCGAAATCGTCCGGTCGCCGCCCTGAGAAACCTCTTCCAGCAATGCTAACTCGTCATAATTGTCGAGCACGATGGTCACGCCGCCAGCAACACAAAGCGCCATCAGTGCCCGGTCCTTTACCGCCGCCGTGCAAACGATCCTGTGACCGGGAACCCCTTGCGCAAGACATTGTTCAACCTCTGCATGGCTTGCCGTGTCGATGCCGATGCCCTGACCCCGAGCCGATTGGACATAGGTCAGGCACTTGTTGGCCTTACGAGCGAACATCGGCATGAAAGGCAGATCAAAATCAGCGACACAGCCGGTCAGCGCTGCGATGTGCCGACTGAAAGGCTCAACCGACTGGATATTCAACGGTGCGCCAAATTCCTCAATTAGCGCGTGCAAGCGGGGTGGATCAGCAATCAAATCGACCATCCAGTCCTCCAGCCGCGGGCGGAGGGGGACAACACCTCGGCAATGATCAAATAGGGACTGCCGCGGGTTCATGCCGTTTGCTCCAGACTTGTCGCTCGGCCCGCACGGGCTGCATGAACGACATTGGCTGCCCACCGCTCCGGCAAATCGTGCAGCGCGCGCGATAAGGTGTCGTTGCCCAATACACTGCCTTCAGTCGCGCGCCCGATGATCGACAATCCCGGTGTTGCGGCACCGTTCACCAGCGCCTGCGCTCGGCCATTTACGACAATGCCCTGCAATGCCCCCACGCTCAAATGACCGTCGCGCATCAGGCCGTTCAGGGGCTGCGACAAGGCTGCACTTCCAGCGGGCGGGATCGTCGCGTCAACTGTGACATCCGCAGCCATACCGCCATCGAGGTGGTTTAAGCTCACCAACCCGGTTCGTTCGAGGCAGATCAGTTTGCCGATATTCTGGGCAGGCGGACCGAAGGCCAGCCGTTCCATCTCGGTCGCGACAGTACGGAATAGGGCTGCGTCCGTCTCCGGTAGATCATGGTGGTTTATCCACGCAACGAGGTGGGGATAGCATCGCCGCCAAGTCTCGCCTAAGGCCCACAAGACGTCCGGTGGGCGGATACCGAGCGCAATCTCGAAGCCCGTGCGCAATTCATCTCGGCACCGTTCCGGGTCGAATACGGACCCCTGCCAGTGGGTGAAGACAGCCGCCGCAGTGCCAGGCGCGCTACTGATCGTTCGCTCAGCCATCTGCCGTATCGAGGGCCAAATATCACTAGTGAAAGTAGCGCTAGGTTTTTCCGAAAGAAGTGCTTCGAACGCGTCTAGCTGTGTCTCCCAATAGGCCTCATCTTGGGGGCGTGCGAACCGATCAACATCGACCTTGGCCCGCATCGGGCGTCCGGTGCGGCTGAACGGTGCGATCAACTGCGGCTCAAGGCCAGACGAGTGATAGACGTAGCCCTGCTCCGAGGGCGCGAAGGAACCGCCGCGCCCTTCGGTGAGTGCCAGCATCGTGTCGAGGAACGTTAGGGCGAACCCCTTACAGGCTACGGAGGTGCCTGGCGGTATGCGCGCCTTGGTCAACGCCAGATCTACGGGAAACGGAGAGGGAATCTCCTCGCTAAGATGGGGCCGACGCGTCCGGGACCAATCCTGGTGGCCAGTGCAAATTAGCAGCTCGTCAACGACGATGCTACCGGGTGAGATCATCCACCGGGCCTGGAACTGTCGTACGTCGTGGACCCTGACGGGGTGTATCGAGATCTGGAGGTTAGGCGGTGCGTTCGCGACCACTTGGCCAAAGCACCATGTGAGGTATTGGCCAACCACCGCGCGCGGAACGTATTCCTCCGCAGCCACCTTCTTGCCCTGGCTCATTAGCCATACCTGCAAGTCCGGCCCCCGTCCGCCGGTCCAGGCGTCGATCTTACCGGCCGGAAAATTCATCAGCAGTACATTCGGCTGCCCCGGATCGTAAATTGGACCCGCGCCCGGGTGGGGAGACTCTTCGAAAACATGGACATCGAAACTGTGCGATGGCGTTTTACGGGCTGCTTCGGACAATGAGTCCAATGCATAAAGCCCTTTGGGGCCGCAACCGACGATGGCGATTTCTCGATGCGCCTGACCTATGTGGAAGTTCATTGCAGACCAGCCAAGGCGCGAACCTCGTCCCCGGATGCGCCCAGCTCCCGTGCGACCCAATCGTCGTCGAAAACAGTACTCAAGTACCGCGAGCCTGAATCATGAAGGATTGCCACAGCGGTCTTGCCGGATAGTTCGTCCTGCATGCTGCGCACAGCTTCGAGTACGCCCCCCCCTGATCCGCCGACCAGGATGCCCTCGTGCTTAACGGCTCGACGGCAGCCAGCCACGCACGTGAGGTCGGATACGCGAACTAGGCCATCGAAACTTTGTCCTTGTGCCAGCTCGGGCAGGCGCCCCGCGCCCATGCCGGATATTTTTCTCGGTCCAGCCGTGCCGTCAAACAATGTGCTGCCTTCGGCGTCAACGGCGACAACTTTGGTCCTGCGCCCCTTTGCGCGCAGAAAGTCCCGGCAGCCCCGCGCTGTGCCTGTGCTGGAGCAGGCGACAAAAAGGTAATCGACCTGCCCAGAAAATGCGGCATCAATTTCCGCTACGGTCCCGGTTTCGTGCGAAGCGGGGTTGTCGAGGTTTGCATATTGATTTGGCCAGAACCGGTCAGCGGACTCTTCGAGCAGCACGCTCACCCGCTCCAAGCGAGCAGCAAGAAAATCACCGTCTAGCGCTTGGTCGACCAGCTCGATCTGTCCTCCCAAAGCGCGAATTATGTCGATATTTTGTGCCTGTGCATTTGGGTCTACCACGCAGATGAACTTCAGGTGGTGTAGAGCGCAGGCTTGCGCTAGGCCGATGCCCATATTCCCGGAAGAAGATTCCACAACCGTATCACCTGGTGAGAGGCGTCCATCGGCGAGGGCGCGCTCAATCATGTGACGGGCGGGTCGGTCCTTCGCACTTCCACCTGGGTTCAACGCCTCCAACTTGGCAAACAAGTTGACCGATGCCTTGTCTAGATAATGATGTAGACGCACCAATGGAGTCTGGCCAATAAGATCCAGAAGATTGTCGGCGACACGAGGGACTGAAGTGTGTGCAGGGGCAATATTTGTCTCAATGTTCACGATATCACCTATACGCAAAGACGACCGGTGCTGCCCGGTCTGGTGGAGGCGCCGCGCAGGAGATCACTGAGCGGGACACGGATGGAGGGGATTGAGAACTTGAGTAGGTGTCTCGAAGTTTTTGGTGGCATCATCTCGCCTCGGGCCGCAGCCGAGCGCACCATTTCAGGTGTAACCAATTCATCCGGCCGCCAAGCCGTCACTTCGACTTCTGCCGGATCGTCGTAGTCGACCTCGACACATGGGGCTAGGTCAGCGCCCAGAGCATTCAGTGCGGTGTACCGGTGATGGCCATCCAGCAATGTCCGACAGCGCCGCGCGATGATTAAGGGTCGCCAGATCGCTTGGTCAGTTCGAATGGACCGCGCAATACTGGCAGAGTGATCCGCGTTCACGAATTCATGCGGTCTAATCTCCACAAGCGGCCGAAGTACAACAGACATAGGGCGCATAACAAATGACCTTTTTAGGGTTAAGGATGAAGCGCCAGAATGGCCTGACCTCCATTTACGCCAATAACGTTCAATCTACTGAATTGTTCCAATCAGCCGATGCTACAATATTGGCTTGCAGAAGACCGCCCGCCGCTTGTCTCGTGGTCTGAAAATTTAGAAGCCCATCAGGCAGACAGCTCTCAGCCTAGGTATTGAGCCTTTCACCGCACCGGATGAATAAGCTCGCGAGCACGAACACAAAAGCGAAGGCAATAAGTCCGAGATAGCGTTCGTAAACGCCATCAATTCCATCGGGGAGGAAAAAGAAGACCGGTGCAGAAAACGCCCACACTACCGAAATGCCGACTAAAACTTTACCATAATGACGACCCGCACAGGCTGCCCCGTCGGACATCAGCCAAGGAATGATCGCCATGAGCAATCCCAGCGCGTAGACGAGATAAATATGGATCACCACGCCATCACTGTCGCTGTCGCCGTATTCATTACGAGCCCCAACCAGAAAGACGATCAGTCCTAGAAGGGCTAGGCCGATTGTTCCGAAGCTCCAGCCCTGTCCACCCATGTGAATATGTGCAGCCAACAATGCTATGGAAATGAGCGAACCTGAGAATGCATAGATGCCGATATCGACGATGTACTCAAATTCGCCGGCACCCAGATCGCTGATCGTGTCAGCAATCCAGTCATGGTTGGGGACAACAAAGTCCGCCACGAGGATGGAGAGAGCGAATACTAGGCAGCCGACTATGGAGTACCACCCAAGCACAATCACCAGCGTAGGTTCGGCTTCGAATGTTGATGATTTGGTCTGGTTGTTCATATCGATTCGCCGTCTGATCACGCCGGGTAGCAACCATCGAGGAGCTTGGCTCTTCCTGCTGCATGGAAGGGGCTACAACAGCCCCTTCGCTACGCTTACGTTTGCTGAAGCTGGTTAATCCCACCAGCCCTCATCAACCGATTCCATCTCTTCGAGCTGCTCTTCGGTCTTGCGCGTCACGATGGCATAGTTCTTGTCATCCACTGGTGTCAGGCGAATGTCTTCGACAGGGATCAGCACATGTTTGTCGCCGATATCTAGGAAGCCGCCAACTTCAGCCACGACACCAATCATCTTTCCACCGCGGTCCAAGACAATATCTTCGATTTCACCGATATCATTCCAGTCTGGGCCGACACCTTCGGCCTCCCAATTACCCCAAGTATCTTCGTCCATGGGGCCATTCAGAGTGTAGATATCTCCGCCAGTGATATCGCGTGTGCGGATCAGATTATCAGTATCCATCATTGTTTCCGCAACAGCAGGCGCTGCAACCATACCGGCAATAAGAGCAAAAGAGGTGAGGCGAGGCATATGACATTCCCTTTCTGTTTGCTTCAATGACCGAACAATCTCAGGACTGCTTTTGTTCCAAAAAAATATGCCTTGGGTTGAAAATGTGCAGGATAAGGAAGGCTGTTTGAGTGGTTTTGATAGATGTTTTCCGGCTCAGGTCGAAGGCTTCGGGAAGCATCGATGCGGCTAGCGCGGCTTCAATCGCCGGATTTTGCCTATCAGAATGGGAGAAGCCTTAGACAGGATGGCTGCACGCACGGCAGGTAGGCTGCCGTCTTATTGGCCCTTGGTCTGTGTGGAAACCTACTAGGCCATGGCGGCAGACTAAGTCGAATCTACCTAGGATGTCTCGCTGGCAGCTATCACATGTGACCTATTGGATCGATGTCAATTGGGCCGCTTGAACTCAAAACCAGAGGACCATTCCGCAAGCCTTTTCAAGAACACGTCATCACTGGATGTTGGCTGGTCAGTGAAGTTCGGAAGATCCCTGAGTACGGTACGTACCCCCTTCAAATTTCTCTTGTGCTCAAGCCAGTCCGCGGTGAACCGCAACAGCCCTTCGGGCAGGCGTAGGTGAGGGGCCGGGGTGGAGTAGTATAATGCGTGTGGCACACTGTTCAGGCTGGATACTAGATCTGCGAGGTGTTTCAGCTCGGTGGTGAGCTCGCCCCCAAGCTCCTGTCGTGCGGCCAAATGTGTCAAAAATGCACGCCCTGCTGCGACTGTTTGCGTGGTGTTCAAGACAAAACTTACAGAGAGTGTGAGCACAATCATGCCATTTACACCCACGAGAACGGTTACCAGTTCCCAACCTGCTGATCCCGGCTTGGTATTCCCTCCCCCAAGTGTGGACAGTGCTTCGCCGACATATCCTAGATCCAGTAATAGGCCCGCAGGTTGTCTGGTATCTGAGAGGACCACCGACCTCTCAGAACCTTGAAATATGAGAAACCAAGCCAGAGCAGTACCGATAACCCAGAACACGGCAATAGAGGCCATAACTATAGGCCCCACCGCGATACGACTGAAAGCGTTGATAGGCAGAAGGCGTTTCATCAGGTTCCAAGCCGCTTGGGCAACCCAACGGGACGGTAGCTTGCGATCCGTAATTGCAACCGTAGTCAGCAAAAAGTCTGAAAAAACCAAGAAGAGACTGATTAAGCCGATAAACATGAGTATCATAATTGGATAACGCGGCGAAGCGAGTTTGGTTTCTTAGAATTTTTACCGCAGCCGTTCCAGAAGGCCAAACGGCCGAACTTTCCTACTTGGAGCAGTGGTTGGAACTCGTCGCATGTCCGGTGTCCAGAGCGCTGGTCAGGGCAAAATGACGCCTTCGCCGTTGGATTCCGTCTGCGGTTGGCCTGCATTGCATCCATATCTGCTTTCATTGCGGCGGAGCTCATTCGATGCATCTGAACAAGCAGTGGACAGTTCCTATGGTCGGGCCCCCGACTGAGCATACAAAAAGTTGCCAGTGAGATGGCAACTTAACTCAAATTTATATCTTCTAGACCTATTCTTGCAGATGTACGTGCACAACACCGTGCGTATCTTGCTGGAGAACCGGTCACATGAAATTTCATTCATTTAATGCACCTGACCCAAATGCGCCTAATCGCCCCCTGGTGACGGTTTTTTGTGCTGTCTGGCATAAGCAGCCGAACAAATTGGAGCTATTGCGCTCCCATTGGGCCAACCTAAAGGCTCAGTCGATACCGGTAGAACCATGCTATATTTTCGACAATGGAGACCAGGCACCGGACTGGCTGGAAGCCCCATGGTATAGCTTCGATGAACCTCTAACGATCTACGAGGCTTGGTCGGCGGCAACCGCGCTTTCGCACACAAGATACATCATGAATCTCAATATGGATGATCGCCTGGCGACCAATGCTGTCCAAACTTTGGTTGCAACGGCTGACGCCACCAACTCAACACTGGTTGGTGGTGAGTGGCTGGTCAATTTCGATGAGAGTCACTTGGAGCAGAAATTCGGTGTGGAGGATCTCTGGGAGACGGGTTTCTCCGCCGACTGGCCACCAAGAAAGCAGGCAAATCTACGGCTCGGCAGCGGCACGGCGGAGCGGGGAACATATGGGCCGGCGACACTTTGGAACTTGGAGCAGGTGGGGCAGTGGTATCCAAGCTATTTCGGCAATCAATCACCGATCAAATCGATCGGAGACTCGATCTTTTGGCAAATGCTGGCCGACAAAAACTGCAAGTTCACTCGCATCCCTATGATCATTGGGCGGTACTACTCAGAAGAGGGATCGCAAGCTGAATTTCGGCCTCATAAGGATAACGATCACCTGCGCGCGCATGGTATCAGTTTGATTTCCTTCGCGAATTTTGTTCTCTCGGGAGACTATTCAAAATGGCCGGGGCTGAATCCGGAAGCTGTTGCTCCAGAAGCCGGACCACGTAACAGGATTGAACAAGCCAGTGACAAGCTGGCCGCCCAATTCCGCGCCATGGGTCTTGGGGCACAGTGCGCGCCACAAATGGCGTCAATGCAGTAACATGTTAAGACGTGTATTTTTAACCGGAAGCGGGGGCATTGTGGGCCGCCACGCTCTGAGGGCACTGGAGGCGCTTGCGCCTGACGCCGAGGTGTTGCGCAATACCGCCGATCTTACCAATCCGGGTGAAATTTCGCAGGCTATTGAGGAAGCTGGCCCAATCGATCTGGTGGTTCATCTCGCCGCAATGGTGCCAGTCAAGTCTGTTCAAGCCAACCCGGGTGCTGCTTTTGCAGTGAATGCCGGAGGGACGATTAACCTTCTCGCGGCGCTTGATGGCAGCGCGGCACGGATGCTTTTGTGTTCGTCCAGTCACGTCTACGCAAGCAAGGAGACTCCGCTTCGAGAGACCGACGCAACAGAGCCGGTGTCACTTTATGGTCAAACAAAGCTCATGTCAGAGCAGGCTGCGCAGCAAATTTGCGCGGTGACCGGTCGCTCACTTTGCATCGCACGATTGTTTTCGATCCACGATCCAGATCAAACCGGAAGCTACTTGCGACCGACTCTCGAGCAGCGCTTTGCTACCCATGCGCCAGAGACCCCTTTTGAGTTGTACGGAGCTCGCAGCCGTCGTGATTTTCTTTCTGCATCCGATGCAGCACGATTGATCACTAAACTTGCGCTCTCAAATGCCGAAGGTCCGGTCAATGTCGCTTCTGGGCACGCCATGACTGTGGCCGACTTTGCACAATCAATCGCTCCCTTTCCGCTGAATATTCGGCCCGTGGGCCAAAACGATACGCTTGAGGCTGATGTGACACGCCTACGTGCGATCCTTGGAGAACGCTATGACTAAGACAATTTCTATCGTCATCCCGACATTTAACCGTGCGGATATGCTTCCCAAAGCTATCGAGAGCGCACTTAACCAGACAATGCCATGCGAGGTGATTGTGTCTGACCACGGGTCGACGGATCATACTGCCCAGATCGCTGCAGAGTATGGTGCCAAAATCACTTACATCCGCCGGGAGAAAGACTTTGGCCCGCATTTTTGCTGGCTGGAAGGCGTACTGCATGCGACCGGAGAGTTTGTCCATCTGCAGTATGATGATGATTGGATTGCGCCTACCTTCATCGAAAAATGCGCGTCTGTCCTCAAGGATGATGTTGGGTTCGCCTTTACCGGCGCGGAAGTCATTGACGACAAAACCGGCAAACAGATGATGGTGCAGTTTTTGGAATGGCTGCCGGAGACAGGTATCTTCGACAACCGGCTAGCGGAGGAGAACATTGTCGGCTCTCTCATCTCGCCGGGCGCGGCGCTGTTCCGGCGTCAAGTGCTGATTGATGCGCTCTATCAGGGGCGCCTTCCGTTGCAGAACAGTGAATACCATGGTGTGGGTCCGGACATCTTTGCCTCGCTGTTGTCCATGCTGCGCTATCCCAAGGTGGGATTTGTCAAAGAACCTCTCGCAAGTTTTCGCGCCCACGAAGGGTCGATCACGATCGACGCCCTGACTGACAAACAAAAAGCAGCCAATATCGCCGCTGCCTACAATGAGGTGCGCCACTACTATGTCGAACTGAAAGCGATGCAGGCTGTGCGGGGGGCACAGGCATGAAGAATTTCCAACCTCCCCGCCCGATCACGCTTGCACAGGACACGATTTCGCGGCGTGAACTGCAGCAGACGGCAGATTGGATGATGGCTGGTAACCGCCTGACAAAGGCCGAGGAAACCGTCGCATTTGAGGAAGAGTTTGCGGCCTGGATGGGGTCCAAACATGCAGTATTCGTTAACTCCGGCTCTTCAGCAAATCTGTTGATGATATATGCTGCCCGTGAGGCAGGGCGGCTGCGGAACAATAAGGTGATTGCTCCTGCGGTTAGCTGGGTGACAACCGTGTCGCCGCTCATTCAGTTCGGGTTCGATGTCAGGCTCTGTGACTGTGATCCGGTGAACCTTGGTCTGGATCTGGAGCATTTGGAACAGCTCTGCAAGGATGAGGCCCCTGCGATGCTGATCCTTGTGCATGTGTTGGGTCATGCCAATCACATGAAAGCGATCCAAGACATTTGTGACCGTTACGATGTGCTGTTGCTGGAAGACAGCTGCGAAGCGCTTGGCTCGGTCAGCGGCGGACGCAAACTCGGCTGCCATGGTGCTGCGGGTAGTTTTTCATTCTATTATGGCCACCATATCTCAACGATCGAGGGTGGGATGGTGGTGACCGACGACAGTGAGTTGCATCAGGTCATGTTGTCGCTTCGCTCCCACGGCTGGAGCCGGGATCTGAACCCAACGCTGCGGGATCAACTGCAGCAGGACCACAATATTGACGATTTCCGCAATCTTTATACTTTTTATTACGCCGGCTTTAACTTGCGCTCAACCGACCTGCAGGCATTCATCGGGCGACAGCAGATCCTGAAGCTTGACGATATCTGCCGCGTACGGGCACGCAATTTCGACACCTATGCCGAAGAATTGCACGGGTTTTATGCTCAGGATAGCGAGACTGATCTACTGTCCTCTTTTGCCTATGGCACGCTGGTTGAAAATAGAATGGACGTGTTTGAGCATTTGAGAGCGCAGCAGATTGAATGCCGGCCGCTCATCTGCGGCAACATCGCTCGTCATCCATTCTGGATCCGGCACTATGGGCGTCAGGTTTTGCCAAATGCGGATATGATCCATGACTACGGGATCTACCTGCCAAACCACCACAACCTGTCGACTGCGGATGTGATCAGCGTCGCCAGCGCCTTCAAAGATGTGGCGCAGCCCAAAACTATGCGTGATCGTGCAGCCTGAGCTGCATCTGAGGTCTGATTGCAAGAACAACGGATAAAATAATGCCAATTGTAAAAAAAGCCCTCATCACCGGTGTAACGGGTCAGGATGGGTCCTACCTTGCGGAGTTTCTTCTGGAGAAGGGCTATGAGGTGCATGGGCTGAAGCGGCGGGCGTCGTCGTTCAACACGGCGCGGGTGGATCATATCTATCAGGATCCGCATGTGGATCATGCCCGGTTCAAACTGCATTACGGCGATCTGACCGACACGTCGAACCTGACCCGCCTGCTGAGCGAGATCGAGCCGGATGAGGTCTATAACCTCGGCGCGCAGTCCCATGTGGCGGTCAGCTTTGAGGCGCCGGAATATACCGCCGATGTGGATGGCATCGGCACCCTGCGCCTGCTGGAGGCGATCCGCTTTCTGGGGCTGGAGAAGAAGACCCGGTTTTATCAGGCCTCCACGTCTGAGCTCTATGGTCTGGTGCAGGAAACCCCGCAGCGCGAGACCACGCCGTTTTACCCGCGCTCGCCTTATGCGGTGGCCAAGCTGTATTCCTACTGGATCACGGTCAACTACCGCGAGGCCTATGGCATCTATGCCTGCAACGGCATCCTGTTCAACCACGAGAGCCCGCGCCGGGGCGAGACCTTTGTGACGCGCAAGATCACCCGCGGCCTCGCCAATATCGCCCAAGGCCTCGAGGAGTGTCTTTATATGGGCAATATCGACGCGTTGCGCGACTGGGGTCATGCCAGAGATTACGTGCGCATGCAGTGGATGATGCTGCAGCAGGAGGCGCCTGAGGATTTTGTGATTGCCACCGGCAAGCAATATTCGGTGCGCCAGTTCATCACCTGGTCGGCGCAGGAACTGGGGCTGACGCTGGCGTTTTCGGGCGCAGGTGTCGAGGAAATTGCCACGGTGACCGCGATTGAGGGCGATATGGCCCCGGCGCTGAAGGTGGGCGATGTGGTGCTGCGCATTGACCCGCGCTATTTCCGCCCCGCT is a window encoding:
- a CDS encoding Y4yA family PLP-dependent enzyme, which codes for MVDLIADPPRLHALIEEFGAPLNIQSVEPFSRHIAALTGCVADFDLPFMPMFARKANKCLTYVQSARGQGIGIDTASHAEVEQCLAQGVPGHRIVCTAAVKDRALMALCVAGGVTIVLDNYDELALLEEVSQGGDRTISVGLRLNGFSCGGRAIYSRFGFTLSEIPGIVARLERSVALRLDGLHFHLNGYSAEERIAAISQTLPMVADIRGDCSRDFFLDIGGGIPMNYLADPRQWDVWLAELDKALAGERDPITQHNDNLGRKRGPDGAPGTVDSYPVAQSLVQTDWMRQILQAPDGDRTIARRLRDAHVTLRCEPGRSLLDGCGMTVARVAFRKTDSAGESVIGVQMNRTQSRSGFSEFALDPLMVPGKGPRGDAVAGYLAGTYCTESEWLTRRKMAFPHGVGVGDLMVFPNTAGYLMHFLESRSHQFPLARNIFLRSDPDASARLDGIDYGGHDHPTG
- a CDS encoding FAD/NAD(P)-binding protein, with protein sequence MNFHIGQAHREIAIVGCGPKGLYALDSLSEAARKTPSHSFDVHVFEESPHPGAGPIYDPGQPNVLLMNFPAGKIDAWTGGRGPDLQVWLMSQGKKVAAEEYVPRAVVGQYLTWCFGQVVANAPPNLQISIHPVRVHDVRQFQARWMISPGSIVVDELLICTGHQDWSRTRRPHLSEEIPSPFPVDLALTKARIPPGTSVACKGFALTFLDTMLALTEGRGGSFAPSEQGYVYHSSGLEPQLIAPFSRTGRPMRAKVDVDRFARPQDEAYWETQLDAFEALLSEKPSATFTSDIWPSIRQMAERTISSAPGTAAAVFTHWQGSVFDPERCRDELRTGFEIALGIRPPDVLWALGETWRRCYPHLVAWINHHDLPETDAALFRTVATEMERLAFGPPAQNIGKLICLERTGLVSLNHLDGGMAADVTVDATIPPAGSAALSQPLNGLMRDGHLSVGALQGIVVNGRAQALVNGAATPGLSIIGRATEGSVLGNDTLSRALHDLPERWAANVVHAARAGRATSLEQTA
- the sbnA gene encoding 2,3-diaminopropionate biosynthesis protein SbnA → MNIETNIAPAHTSVPRVADNLLDLIGQTPLVRLHHYLDKASVNLFAKLEALNPGGSAKDRPARHMIERALADGRLSPGDTVVESSSGNMGIGLAQACALHHLKFICVVDPNAQAQNIDIIRALGGQIELVDQALDGDFLAARLERVSVLLEESADRFWPNQYANLDNPASHETGTVAEIDAAFSGQVDYLFVACSSTGTARGCRDFLRAKGRRTKVVAVDAEGSTLFDGTAGPRKISGMGAGRLPELAQGQSFDGLVRVSDLTCVAGCRRAVKHEGILVGGSGGGVLEAVRSMQDELSGKTAVAILHDSGSRYLSTVFDDDWVARELGASGDEVRALAGLQ
- a CDS encoding DUF998 domain-containing protein, which produces MNNQTKSSTFEAEPTLVIVLGWYSIVGCLVFALSILVADFVVPNHDWIADTISDLGAGEFEYIVDIGIYAFSGSLISIALLAAHIHMGGQGWSFGTIGLALLGLIVFLVGARNEYGDSDSDGVVIHIYLVYALGLLMAIIPWLMSDGAACAGRHYGKVLVGISVVWAFSAPVFFFLPDGIDGVYERYLGLIAFAFVFVLASLFIRCGERLNT
- a CDS encoding PRC-barrel domain-containing protein, whose translation is MPRLTSFALIAGMVAAPAVAETMMDTDNLIRTRDITGGDIYTLNGPMDEDTWGNWEAEGVGPDWNDIGEIEDIVLDRGGKMIGVVAEVGGFLDIGDKHVLIPVEDIRLTPVDDKNYAIVTRKTEEQLEEMESVDEGWWD
- a CDS encoding glycosyltransferase family A protein yields the protein MKFHSFNAPDPNAPNRPLVTVFCAVWHKQPNKLELLRSHWANLKAQSIPVEPCYIFDNGDQAPDWLEAPWYSFDEPLTIYEAWSAATALSHTRYIMNLNMDDRLATNAVQTLVATADATNSTLVGGEWLVNFDESHLEQKFGVEDLWETGFSADWPPRKQANLRLGSGTAERGTYGPATLWNLEQVGQWYPSYFGNQSPIKSIGDSIFWQMLADKNCKFTRIPMIIGRYYSEEGSQAEFRPHKDNDHLRAHGISLISFANFVLSGDYSKWPGLNPEAVAPEAGPRNRIEQASDKLAAQFRAMGLGAQCAPQMASMQ
- a CDS encoding NAD-dependent epimerase/dehydratase family protein, producing MLRRVFLTGSGGIVGRHALRALEALAPDAEVLRNTADLTNPGEISQAIEEAGPIDLVVHLAAMVPVKSVQANPGAAFAVNAGGTINLLAALDGSAARMLLCSSSHVYASKETPLRETDATEPVSLYGQTKLMSEQAAQQICAVTGRSLCIARLFSIHDPDQTGSYLRPTLEQRFATHAPETPFELYGARSRRDFLSASDAARLITKLALSNAEGPVNVASGHAMTVADFAQSIAPFPLNIRPVGQNDTLEADVTRLRAILGERYD
- a CDS encoding glycosyltransferase family 2 protein codes for the protein MENAMTKTISIVIPTFNRADMLPKAIESALNQTMPCEVIVSDHGSTDHTAQIAAEYGAKITYIRREKDFGPHFCWLEGVLHATGEFVHLQYDDDWIAPTFIEKCASVLKDDVGFAFTGAEVIDDKTGKQMMVQFLEWLPETGIFDNRLAEENIVGSLISPGAALFRRQVLIDALYQGRLPLQNSEYHGVGPDIFASLLSMLRYPKVGFVKEPLASFRAHEGSITIDALTDKQKAANIAAAYNEVRHYYVELKAMQAVRGAQA